The following proteins come from a genomic window of Kitasatospora sp. NBC_01246:
- the argC gene encoding N-acetyl-gamma-glutamyl-phosphate reductase has product MIRVGIIGASGLAGGELIRLITQHPELELTFLGGNASAGRRPAELHPGLRLDLGLTIEPVGTDLSGRCDVVLLATPATASAELAARLADEVPCVIDLSGAFRIQTPALHDRWYPDVHRADGLADRFVYGVPELVGDQLPGAALISLPGCFATAITLGLAPLVIGLGLNLRTVVVDGKTGSSGGGLSLRTADLHPLRNGAIAPYAPAGHRHAAEVKDFLERSKPGGIDSLSMSAYGVSHVRGLMASTYVFTDDEVDARSLHRAYLRFYKQRPFVRVRRHNETLIPVPDPQAVLGSNFCDVSVLHDEEAGRIVVLAALDNMVKGAAGQAIQALNLRFGLPEETGLTQQPVMPA; this is encoded by the coding sequence ATGATCCGGGTCGGCATCATCGGGGCCTCCGGGCTCGCCGGCGGTGAACTGATCAGGCTGATCACCCAGCACCCCGAGCTGGAGCTGACCTTCCTCGGCGGCAACGCCAGCGCGGGGCGCCGCCCGGCCGAGCTCCACCCGGGCCTGCGGCTGGACCTCGGGCTGACCATCGAACCGGTCGGCACGGACCTCAGCGGCCGGTGCGACGTCGTCCTGCTCGCCACGCCCGCGACCGCCTCGGCGGAGCTGGCGGCGCGGCTGGCCGACGAGGTGCCCTGTGTCATCGACCTCAGCGGCGCCTTCCGGATCCAGACGCCGGCGCTGCACGACCGGTGGTACCCGGACGTGCACCGTGCCGACGGCCTGGCGGACCGGTTCGTCTACGGCGTCCCGGAGCTGGTCGGCGACCAGCTGCCCGGCGCCGCGCTGATCTCGCTGCCGGGCTGCTTCGCCACCGCGATCACCCTCGGGCTCGCCCCGCTGGTGATCGGCCTCGGCCTCAACCTGAGGACCGTGGTGGTGGACGGCAAGACCGGCTCCAGCGGCGGCGGCCTGTCCCTGCGGACGGCCGACCTGCACCCGCTGCGCAACGGCGCCATCGCGCCGTACGCACCGGCGGGGCACCGGCACGCGGCGGAGGTCAAGGACTTCCTGGAGCGCAGCAAGCCGGGCGGGATCGACTCGCTCAGCATGTCGGCGTACGGGGTGTCGCACGTGCGCGGCCTGATGGCCAGCACCTACGTCTTCACCGACGACGAGGTGGACGCGCGCAGCCTGCACCGCGCGTACCTGCGCTTCTACAAGCAGCGCCCGTTCGTGCGGGTCCGCCGGCACAACGAGACGCTGATCCCGGTGCCGGACCCGCAGGCCGTGCTGGGTTCGAACTTCTGCGACGTGTCGGTCCTGCACGACGAGGAGGCCGGGCGGATCGTCGTCCTGGCGGCGCTGGACAACATGGTCAAGGGCGCGGCGGGCCAGGCGATCCAGGCCCTCAACCTGCGCTTCGGCCTGCCCGAGGAGACCGGGCTGACCCAGCAGCCGGTGATGCCGGCATGA
- a CDS encoding amino acid kinase family protein: protein MTGTAATDTPTVVKLGGSTVDDLAGTWWDDLARFGRDRPLVLVHGWSKPLKNLSPRYHEPSAILRDRYGNQSRWTTPEVIEDIKTVSAELAEDVLRRLEQRGITAERVLGSDGLVTAGEGERWWWKEKQLVELENLVGPITGVDPAVLKNLKAGHAYLVTPLARDAAGREVNTDGDRAAAAVAGGIGAEQLVLVTDVAHLLIDDQPVRRITAEAAARFRDKGATGGMRKKLRAAGEALDRGVDRVVIGSAPVTDLIAERTGTVITRA, encoded by the coding sequence ATGACCGGGACGGCAGCCACCGACACCCCGACCGTCGTCAAGCTCGGCGGCAGCACGGTCGACGACCTCGCCGGCACCTGGTGGGACGACCTGGCCCGGTTCGGCCGGGACCGCCCGCTGGTCCTCGTGCACGGCTGGTCCAAGCCGCTGAAGAACCTCAGCCCCCGCTACCACGAGCCCTCGGCGATCCTGCGCGACCGGTACGGCAACCAGAGCCGGTGGACGACGCCCGAGGTCATCGAGGACATCAAGACCGTCAGTGCCGAGCTCGCCGAGGACGTCCTGCGACGCCTGGAGCAGCGCGGCATCACCGCCGAGCGGGTGCTCGGCAGCGACGGCCTGGTGACCGCCGGCGAGGGTGAGCGCTGGTGGTGGAAGGAGAAGCAGCTCGTCGAGCTGGAGAACCTCGTCGGCCCGATCACCGGGGTGGACCCGGCGGTGCTGAAGAACCTCAAGGCCGGCCACGCCTACCTCGTCACCCCGCTCGCGCGGGACGCGGCGGGCCGGGAGGTCAACACCGACGGCGACCGGGCCGCTGCCGCCGTCGCCGGCGGCATCGGGGCCGAACAGCTGGTCCTGGTCACCGATGTCGCGCACCTGCTGATCGACGATCAGCCGGTGCGCCGGATCACGGCGGAGGCCGCGGCCCGGTTCCGGGACAAGGGCGCCACCGGCGGCATGCGCAAGAAGCTGCGCGCCGCGGGGGAGGCCCTGGACCGGGGAGTGGACCGTGTCGTCATCGGCAGCGCACCCGTGACGGACCTGATCGCCGAGCGCACCGGAACCGTCATCACACGAGCGTGA
- a CDS encoding type 1 glutamine amidotransferase has product MAKSRVLVVNNGTLSLKQLRGRFEELGSETDVVRAEEVPADLGGRYQAIVLSGTKVRAYDSDFYRPLIDLVTHADVPVFGICGGMQIIAVAAGGRLAEGPQRVGGYEVQVDKEEPLFTHVKPTVTVFHRHTLYLQEAPEGFRSIGRSEHAPVEFIRSEDGRIHGAQAHLEFRADGLEILRGFAQLYQ; this is encoded by the coding sequence GTGGCGAAATCCCGTGTGCTAGTCGTCAACAACGGAACGCTGTCGCTGAAGCAGCTCCGCGGCCGCTTCGAGGAGCTGGGTTCGGAGACGGACGTCGTCCGAGCCGAGGAGGTGCCCGCCGACCTCGGTGGCCGCTACCAGGCGATCGTGCTGAGCGGTACCAAGGTGCGGGCCTATGACAGCGACTTCTACCGGCCGCTGATCGACCTCGTGACCCATGCCGACGTCCCGGTCTTCGGGATCTGCGGCGGCATGCAGATCATCGCCGTCGCGGCCGGCGGCCGGCTCGCCGAGGGGCCGCAGCGGGTGGGCGGCTACGAGGTGCAGGTCGACAAGGAGGAGCCGCTCTTCACCCATGTGAAGCCGACCGTGACGGTGTTCCACCGGCACACCCTCTACCTCCAGGAGGCGCCCGAGGGCTTCCGCTCGATCGGCCGCTCGGAGCACGCCCCGGTGGAGTTCATCCGCTCCGAGGACGGGCGGATCCACGGGGCCCAGGCACATCTGGAGTTCCGCGCCGACGGTCTGGAGATTCTGCGAGGCTTCGCACAGCTCTACCAGTGA
- a CDS encoding isopropylmalate synthase: protein MAPAEHLKEDVPPQGLPHLSDATLRDSAHMAGVEFGPKDAAHIADLLVRTGVELVEVGMISGPSTKDADLILATHESVGPERSLSLVVVRDRQQVVTALDEAKRLGVRSVMFSIPTSEQHAALKLSSSSTKYLIAVARAAIVAAKERGFHVTFSGEDGARTPRERLVPYVEAGFAAGADRFRLAETVAYLSPWQMERQIRSITEIDGSEIEIHSHNMLGMAVANSLAAYRAGAKWISATAGGIGERGGNAPLAELLTSLRVVYGDTRFDLSHLTELTNAALRGARLGDAFQSGPTAPHAFAYELPGQLTHPEAYETLAPEIVGNSRELRVRTRLTTPLVTWALDELAESVDVAAFTSWLTVRQERDERDLLDRDAIRKAAVEFQSV, encoded by the coding sequence ATGGCACCAGCAGAGCACCTGAAGGAAGACGTGCCCCCGCAGGGGCTGCCCCACCTGTCCGACGCGACCTTGCGGGACTCCGCGCACATGGCAGGCGTCGAGTTCGGCCCCAAGGACGCCGCCCACATCGCCGACCTCCTGGTCCGCACCGGCGTCGAGCTGGTCGAGGTCGGGATGATCTCCGGCCCGTCGACCAAGGACGCCGACCTCATCCTCGCCACCCACGAGTCGGTGGGCCCGGAGCGCTCGCTGAGCCTGGTCGTGGTGCGGGACCGCCAGCAGGTGGTCACGGCGCTGGACGAGGCCAAGCGGCTCGGCGTGCGGTCCGTGATGTTCTCGATCCCGACCTCGGAGCAGCACGCGGCCCTCAAGCTGAGCTCCTCCAGCACCAAGTACCTGATCGCGGTGGCCCGGGCGGCGATCGTCGCGGCCAAGGAGCGCGGCTTCCACGTCACCTTCAGCGGTGAGGACGGTGCCCGCACGCCCAGGGAGCGGCTCGTCCCCTACGTCGAGGCGGGCTTCGCGGCCGGCGCCGACCGGTTCCGGCTGGCGGAGACCGTCGCCTACCTGTCGCCGTGGCAGATGGAGCGTCAGATCCGCAGCATCACCGAGATCGACGGCTCCGAGATCGAGATCCACTCGCACAACATGCTGGGCATGGCGGTCGCCAACTCGCTGGCCGCCTACCGCGCCGGGGCGAAGTGGATCTCCGCGACGGCCGGCGGCATCGGGGAGCGCGGCGGCAACGCCCCGCTGGCCGAGCTGCTCACCTCGCTGCGGGTGGTCTACGGCGACACCCGCTTCGACCTGAGCCACCTCACCGAGCTCACCAACGCCGCGCTGCGCGGCGCCCGGCTCGGCGACGCCTTCCAGTCCGGCCCCACGGCCCCGCACGCCTTCGCCTACGAGCTGCCCGGCCAGCTGACCCACCCCGAGGCCTACGAGACGCTGGCCCCGGAGATCGTCGGGAACTCCCGCGAGCTGCGGGTGCGCACCCGGCTGACCACACCGCTGGTCACCTGGGCGCTCGACGAGCTGGCCGAGTCGGTCGACGTCGCCGCCTTCACCTCCTGGCTGACCGTCCGTCAGGAGCGCGACGAACGCGACCTGCTGGACCGCGACGCGATCCGCAAGGCGGCCGTCGAGTTCCAGTCCGTCTGA
- a CDS encoding lysine biosynthesis protein LysW, whose amino-acid sequence MSAGTLTGLCPECETDLTTPPMVQGETIACPECMLTLRVEDVVEGRLSLQMVEVQLRDWGQ is encoded by the coding sequence ATGTCTGCTGGCACGTTGACCGGTCTGTGCCCCGAATGCGAGACCGATCTGACCACCCCGCCGATGGTGCAGGGCGAGACCATCGCCTGCCCCGAGTGCATGCTGACGCTCCGGGTGGAGGACGTCGTGGAGGGCCGGCTCAGCCTCCAGATGGTCGAGGTGCAGCTTCGCGATTGGGGTCAGTAA
- a CDS encoding acyl-CoA dehydrogenase family protein produces MVVPLELKPAPQGSGDPSSAAAARELAERVARPTAAERDRDHRWDPALFAELAGARPGPGLAGPLVPRALGGGGLSATQTCALLEGLGEGARDPGLALAVGVHAVLATVPLRAFGSPRQRERYLPLMASGDWIGAVSLRQTQGAALAPTVTARPGTPGLGGWVLTGELDLVAGGPVAHHFLVVATHDGGGRTAFVLDRSTPGLLITESAPAAMRTCAWGRLVLDGCHVPDDAVLGSVGGAGTEVEPLLASLDWVFSSAPWLGVMRALVRDAVDGVGERRVFGRPLVHAQSARFTLADLATRCELASGLLYRAAGQFDSGGRPTRQDAATARLFVAAAARTVAEGAARLSGPLALTSDHLIARAHRDALFFAETGGGTEVLRPVIAASLLGLG; encoded by the coding sequence ATGGTTGTTCCACTGGAACTCAAGCCCGCCCCTCAGGGGTCCGGCGATCCGTCGTCGGCCGCCGCGGCCCGCGAGCTGGCCGAGCGCGTCGCGCGGCCGACCGCGGCCGAGCGGGACCGCGACCACCGCTGGGACCCGGCCCTCTTCGCCGAACTGGCCGGCGCCCGGCCCGGCCCCGGCCTCGCCGGACCGCTGGTCCCGCGCGCCCTCGGCGGCGGCGGCCTCAGCGCCACCCAGACCTGTGCCCTCCTCGAAGGCCTCGGCGAAGGCGCCCGCGACCCGGGCCTCGCCCTCGCCGTCGGCGTCCACGCGGTGCTCGCCACCGTGCCACTGCGCGCCTTCGGCAGCCCCCGCCAGCGCGAGCGCTACCTGCCCCTGATGGCATCCGGTGACTGGATCGGCGCGGTGTCCCTGCGGCAGACCCAGGGCGCCGCCCTCGCCCCGACCGTCACCGCCCGCCCCGGCACCCCGGGGCTCGGCGGCTGGGTGCTCACGGGCGAGCTGGACCTCGTCGCCGGCGGCCCGGTGGCCCACCACTTCCTGGTCGTCGCCACGCACGACGGCGGCGGCCGGACGGCCTTCGTCCTGGACCGCTCCACCCCCGGACTGCTGATCACCGAGTCGGCGCCGGCCGCCATGCGCACCTGCGCCTGGGGACGCCTCGTGCTGGACGGCTGCCACGTCCCGGACGACGCGGTGCTGGGCAGCGTCGGCGGCGCCGGGACCGAGGTGGAGCCGCTGCTGGCCTCGCTCGACTGGGTCTTCTCCAGCGCGCCCTGGCTCGGCGTCATGCGGGCCCTGGTCCGGGACGCCGTCGACGGCGTCGGCGAGCGCCGGGTCTTCGGCCGGCCCCTCGTGCACGCCCAGTCCGCCCGGTTCACCCTGGCCGACCTCGCCACCCGCTGCGAGCTGGCCTCCGGACTGCTCTACCGGGCCGCCGGACAGTTCGACTCCGGCGGCCGGCCCACCCGCCAGGACGCCGCCACCGCGCGGCTCTTCGTGGCCGCCGCCGCGCGGACGGTGGCCGAGGGGGCCGCGCGCCTGTCCGGCCCGCTCGCGCTGACCAGCGACCACCTGATCGCGCGGGCCCACCGCGACGCCCTGTTCTTCGCCGAGACCGGGGGCGGCACCGAGGTGCTGCGCCCGGTGATCGCCGCGTCCCTGCTCGGGCTCGGCTGA
- a CDS encoding acyl-CoA dehydrogenase family protein: MTDTPHGTVLSFPGTASRAAETDAAGRMPSPNWTEIIDSGYLRLFHPESSGGSGADGLTQLAAMEALARACPGSYWTATVSGLLCGKLISRYSRPSEYDRLLKPLISGEKLACFAIVEPPAGSDAGTYTTTVRPAGAPGEGFVINGEKAKITNAPDADVAVTLARRQKAPGDEGHDWCLAFVDLNQPGVRRYETPRMGLRGMPWGGIVFTEATVSEADVVPVPFGELAGELAELMAWGWLLISVSAIAIAESALDASVRYAGERVSFGRPLAHMEGVQTQLAESRAQIDAARVLARRAVTELAAGRSAREAIAMLKIYATEMAVEVAARAVQIHGAAGVTRGHEVERLYRDAQMNVIGGFTSNRLRETVAESLGLGPAVYRPFDWVAPAGLGTDPAGFDGLTRPAGAVPA; this comes from the coding sequence ATGACCGACACACCACACGGCACCGTCCTCAGCTTCCCGGGCACCGCCTCCCGAGCCGCCGAGACCGACGCGGCGGGCCGGATGCCTTCGCCGAACTGGACGGAGATCATCGACAGCGGCTACCTGCGGCTGTTCCACCCGGAGTCCTCGGGCGGCAGCGGCGCCGACGGCCTCACCCAGCTGGCGGCCATGGAGGCGCTCGCCCGCGCCTGCCCGGGCAGTTACTGGACCGCCACGGTGTCCGGCCTGCTGTGCGGCAAGCTGATCTCCCGCTACAGCCGGCCTAGCGAGTACGACCGGCTGCTGAAGCCGCTGATCTCCGGCGAGAAGCTGGCCTGCTTCGCCATCGTGGAACCGCCCGCGGGCAGCGACGCCGGGACCTACACCACCACGGTCCGGCCGGCCGGAGCCCCCGGCGAGGGGTTCGTCATCAACGGCGAGAAGGCCAAGATCACCAATGCGCCGGACGCGGACGTGGCCGTCACACTCGCCCGCCGGCAGAAGGCCCCCGGCGACGAGGGCCACGACTGGTGCCTCGCCTTCGTGGACCTGAACCAGCCCGGCGTCCGCCGCTACGAGACGCCGCGGATGGGCCTGCGCGGCATGCCCTGGGGCGGCATCGTCTTCACCGAGGCCACCGTCTCCGAGGCCGACGTGGTGCCCGTGCCGTTCGGCGAACTGGCCGGTGAGCTGGCCGAACTGATGGCCTGGGGCTGGCTGCTGATCTCCGTCTCGGCCATCGCCATCGCCGAGTCCGCACTGGACGCCTCGGTCCGGTACGCGGGTGAGCGGGTCTCCTTCGGGCGGCCCCTGGCGCACATGGAGGGCGTGCAGACCCAGCTCGCCGAATCCCGGGCCCAGATCGACGCCGCCCGGGTGCTGGCCCGCCGGGCGGTGACCGAGCTCGCCGCCGGCCGGTCGGCCCGGGAGGCGATCGCCATGCTCAAGATCTACGCCACCGAGATGGCCGTCGAGGTCGCCGCCCGCGCCGTGCAGATCCACGGCGCGGCCGGCGTCACCCGGGGCCACGAGGTGGAGCGCCTCTACCGGGACGCCCAGATGAACGTCATCGGCGGGTTCACCTCGAACCGGCTGCGGGAGACGGTCGCCGAGAGCCTGGGCCTGGGCCCGGCGGTCTACCGGCCGTTCGACTGGGTGGCACCGGCCGGTCTCGGTACCGATCCGGCGGGCTTCGACGGCCTCACCCGGCCCGCCGGGGCCGTTCCCGCGTAG
- a CDS encoding ATP-grasp domain-containing protein — MERTVAIVADRVGWEERRLIDAAAGLGLSVEWVNDESLALGDQESASLGGYAAVLVRSRSYTRGGLIATVAEAARIPTLNTVSAIQACENKLTLRAQLRAAGVPVPDFRLVLSRRDFEKALAELPPPVVLKPVFGGMGKRVTLLRDADSAHSVYDYVEDLGHGFEQASLIEPYLAGGSSLRCFVVGRELVAIAEFHSAGTDWRSNAALGNRNRAVDLDPEVQKIVDGVLDVLGEGIFGIDLFATPDGYVVNEVNHAPAFRAVASATGVDIATAIGRYVREEIG; from the coding sequence ATGGAGCGAACTGTCGCCATCGTCGCCGACCGGGTCGGCTGGGAAGAGCGCCGGCTGATCGACGCGGCCGCGGGCCTGGGCCTGAGCGTCGAGTGGGTCAACGACGAGTCCCTCGCCCTGGGTGACCAGGAGTCGGCCTCGCTCGGGGGCTACGCCGCCGTGCTCGTCCGCAGCCGCAGCTACACGCGGGGCGGTCTGATCGCCACCGTCGCGGAGGCGGCCCGGATCCCCACCCTGAACACCGTCTCGGCCATCCAGGCCTGCGAGAACAAGCTGACGCTGCGCGCCCAGCTGCGTGCCGCCGGCGTGCCGGTGCCCGACTTCCGGCTCGTGCTGTCCCGCCGGGACTTCGAGAAGGCCCTGGCCGAACTGCCGCCGCCGGTCGTGCTGAAGCCGGTCTTCGGCGGCATGGGCAAGCGGGTCACCCTGCTGCGGGACGCGGACTCCGCGCACTCGGTCTACGACTACGTCGAGGACCTCGGGCACGGCTTCGAGCAGGCCTCGCTGATCGAGCCCTACCTGGCCGGCGGATCCTCATTGCGCTGCTTCGTGGTCGGCCGCGAGCTGGTCGCCATCGCCGAGTTCCACAGCGCGGGGACGGACTGGCGCAGCAACGCGGCGCTGGGCAACCGCAACCGCGCCGTCGACCTCGACCCCGAGGTGCAGAAGATCGTCGACGGGGTGCTGGACGTCCTCGGCGAGGGCATCTTCGGCATCGACCTCTTCGCGACGCCCGACGGCTACGTGGTCAACGAGGTCAACCACGCACCGGCCTTCCGGGCGGTCGCCTCGGCCACCGGGGTGGACATCGCCACGGCCATCGGCCGCTACGTACGGGAGGAGATCGGATGA